The Nitrospira tepida genome includes a window with the following:
- a CDS encoding tetratricopeptide repeat protein — MKLRWPPVCLRAGGRKVPARWADKASRLLTIGWVQALVVVLPLVAEAAPSESARRAYDHGLQLVKERQIDGAIEAFTRATEADPRFAEAHYQLGLALLTGKRQRQEAADAFRRALVASPKHVEAQYELAILALQDGQTREAEQGLIRVIELAPKHEQAYLELGRLYERRPAVEQAVKTYRALLAVDRDHPEALYRLAGLADAAGDAAGAKLYLDRLLRARPKHADGWYLKGRLAERNNDLVEAAYAYRQAIQAKPGFIDARYNLAFILRSQGQTAEAAKELSDIIRLKPEHADAHMNLGLAYTSLNRLDEAEREYEAAVSFNPDLAEAHYNFGVFLELHRKDMVRALAQYRKYRELGGRDDRVERILGH; from the coding sequence GTGAAACTTCGGTGGCCGCCAGTGTGCCTGCGGGCCGGGGGCAGGAAAGTTCCGGCTCGGTGGGCCGATAAAGCCAGTAGACTTTTAACCATCGGGTGGGTGCAGGCGCTTGTCGTCGTGCTTCCGTTGGTCGCTGAGGCCGCTCCGTCCGAAAGCGCGAGGCGAGCCTATGACCATGGGCTGCAACTCGTAAAAGAACGTCAGATCGATGGCGCGATCGAGGCCTTCACCAGGGCGACGGAGGCGGACCCTCGATTTGCGGAGGCCCATTACCAACTGGGGCTCGCGCTGCTCACGGGAAAGCGGCAGCGGCAGGAGGCGGCGGATGCGTTCCGCCGGGCGCTGGTGGCTTCCCCCAAACATGTCGAGGCGCAATATGAGTTGGCCATCTTGGCTTTGCAGGACGGCCAGACGCGCGAGGCCGAGCAGGGGTTGATCCGGGTCATTGAGTTGGCGCCCAAACATGAGCAGGCCTATTTGGAACTCGGCCGGCTCTACGAGCGCCGGCCCGCGGTCGAGCAGGCGGTCAAGACCTATCGGGCCCTCCTCGCCGTTGATCGAGACCACCCGGAAGCCCTCTATCGGCTGGCCGGCCTTGCGGATGCCGCCGGCGACGCGGCCGGCGCCAAGCTGTACCTGGACCGGCTGTTGAGAGCCCGCCCGAAGCATGCCGATGGGTGGTACCTCAAAGGCCGCCTCGCCGAAAGGAACAACGATCTGGTGGAGGCGGCCTACGCCTATCGGCAGGCCATTCAAGCCAAGCCGGGATTCATCGACGCGAGATACAACCTAGCCTTCATCCTGCGGAGCCAGGGACAGACGGCGGAGGCGGCCAAGGAACTGTCCGACATCATCAGGCTGAAGCCGGAACATGCCGACGCCCATATGAATCTCGGCTTGGCCTACACGAGTCTCAACCGTCTCGACGAAGCGGAGCGGGAATATGAGGCGGCGGTGAGCTTCAACCCCGACCTGGCCGAGGCCCACTACAACTTCGGCGTGTTTTTGGAACTGCACCGCAAGGACATGGTCAGGGCCCTCGCGCAATATCGAAAATATCGCGAATTGGGGGGACGGGATGATCGGGTGGAGCGCATCCTCGGGCACTAG
- a CDS encoding Slp family lipoprotein, producing MTRWLLIAALPAWLVAAGCTKSPSSLEITQTEQIDRSVAFPQLIEAPENYRGRVVMFGGEVLAAKRLKTGTRVEVLQLPLEDNQEPATDRMATQGRFFAMETKPMDPAALPPGARVTVVGEVTGSATLPLDEIDYVYPILTIKQLHVWSPPTETRYLYRPVYPGYYYFWGPYGRYPWW from the coding sequence ATGACTCGCTGGCTGCTGATCGCCGCCCTGCCTGCGTGGCTCGTCGCCGCTGGCTGTACGAAATCTCCTTCGAGTTTGGAGATCACGCAGACGGAGCAGATCGACCGGAGCGTCGCCTTTCCCCAGCTCATCGAGGCGCCCGAAAATTATCGCGGGCGGGTCGTCATGTTCGGCGGGGAAGTGCTTGCCGCCAAGCGTCTCAAGACAGGAACCAGGGTCGAGGTCTTGCAGCTTCCCCTGGAAGACAATCAGGAACCTGCGACGGATCGCATGGCGACACAAGGCCGGTTCTTCGCGATGGAAACGAAGCCGATGGACCCGGCGGCGCTGCCGCCCGGCGCGCGCGTGACCGTCGTCGGGGAAGTCACTGGCAGCGCCACGCTCCCGCTCGACGAGATCGACTATGTCTATCCCATCCTCACCATCAAACAGCTCCACGTCTGGAGCCCGCCTACTGAAACCCGGTACCTCTACCGGCCGGTCTACCCTGGCTATTACTATTTTTGGGGACCCTATGGTCGCTATCCCTGGTGGTAG
- a CDS encoding DsbA family protein has translation MNRGGQIWKVVALAWLAGLWSVSAGPAVAALEKADKAELKGKYELLNEPSTHVKGKVKLVEFADFYCPHCHHFEEAGLPVLKKEFGDKLEATMVGFPVFRQMLPTPFEMYEQAKTMGKGEEMKKVLFRTIHTDKVKFLDKSLRAVLIKEVGLDPVAFEQGLESGKPIKALEEGKRWGERINLQQTPTLLLDGNIKVTDINPENVKLVIQSILDQDAKKK, from the coding sequence GTGAATCGTGGTGGACAGATCTGGAAGGTAGTCGCGCTGGCATGGCTGGCCGGTCTGTGGTCCGTTTCCGCCGGACCGGCAGTCGCCGCGCTGGAGAAGGCCGACAAGGCGGAGTTGAAAGGCAAGTACGAGCTGCTCAATGAGCCCTCCACGCACGTGAAGGGCAAGGTGAAGCTGGTCGAGTTCGCCGATTTCTACTGTCCCCATTGCCATCACTTTGAGGAGGCCGGGCTGCCGGTCCTGAAAAAGGAGTTCGGCGATAAGTTGGAAGCGACGATGGTGGGATTCCCCGTCTTCCGGCAGATGTTGCCGACCCCGTTCGAGATGTATGAGCAGGCCAAGACGATGGGGAAGGGCGAGGAAATGAAGAAAGTCCTCTTCCGAACCATCCACACCGACAAGGTCAAGTTCCTGGATAAGTCGCTCCGCGCCGTGCTGATCAAGGAAGTCGGGCTGGACCCCGTGGCCTTCGAGCAGGGCTTGGAGAGCGGCAAACCCATCAAGGCGCTCGAAGAGGGAAAGCGGTGGGGCGAGCGCATCAATTTGCAGCAGACGCCCACGTTGTTGCTTGACGGGAACATCAAAGTCACCGACATCAATCCTGAGAACGTGAAGCTCGTCATTCAGAGCATTCTCGACCAGGATGCGAAGAAGAAGTGA
- a CDS encoding heavy metal translocating P-type ATPase encodes MARDPICGMTVDPARAAGQQVHEGTTYYFCSQHCLHTFQADPARYANASSAGSSSTAPAPLMMPRPSKKGLVMVESPSSPTGPTAKDPVCGMTVVQASAAATFLHEGTTYYFCCTGCRDRFQADPDRYLHPERAKPAAPATGTASRYVCPMCPEVESKTPAPCPKCGMALEPATVQPLTGTEYVCPMHPEVRQAEPGSCPICGMALEARTVTTQQEDNPELRLMSRRFWLCLPLACIVLVTAMSDMIPGQPLQRIASRTQLNWLEFILATPVVLWGGWPFFERGWHSLTSRHFNMFTLIAMGTGAAYFYSVVATLVPDWLPASFKHADGAVAVYFEAAAVITVLVLLGQVLELRARSQTSSAIRSLLQLAPSIAHRLRGSGQEEEDVSLDLVHPGDRLRVRPGEHVPVDGVVIEGSSAVDESMLTGESLPVEKAAGSRVTAGTLNGTGSFVMKAERVGSETLLARIVAMVSEAQRSRAPIQRLADVVSGYFVPAVVAVAVLAGLAWWAWGPEPRMAYALLNAVAVLIIACPCALGLATPMSIMVGTGRGATAGVLVKHAEALERLEKVDTLIFDKTGTLTEGRPRLKSFRFVPPWDQQELLKLVASLEQASEHPLASAIVAAADEQGVKRNAAKQFQAVMGKGVKGAVEGKQVAVGTVSFLKDDMGVPAAELQALAGEGERLRQDGQTVVFVSVEGQAAGLIGVADPIKETTPEAVRLLKEDGLRLIMVTGDNRTTAQAVAARLGITEVRAEVLPDHKGAIVKQLQSEGRIVAMAGDGVNDAPALAQADVGIAMGTGTAVAMESAGMTLIKGDLRGLVRARRLSRATMRNIRQNLVFAFLYNTIGVPIAAGVLYPVWGQLLSPMLASAAMTFSSVSVIGNALRLRRIPL; translated from the coding sequence ATGGCGCGCGATCCCATCTGCGGCATGACGGTTGATCCGGCCAGGGCGGCCGGCCAACAGGTCCACGAGGGCACGACCTACTATTTTTGCAGCCAGCACTGCCTGCACACCTTTCAGGCGGATCCCGCTCGCTACGCCAACGCTTCCTCCGCCGGGTCCTCCTCGACTGCACCGGCGCCCCTGATGATGCCGCGCCCCTCCAAGAAGGGGCTTGTCATGGTCGAATCCCCTTCTTCTCCGACCGGTCCCACGGCGAAGGACCCGGTCTGCGGGATGACGGTCGTGCAGGCCTCGGCGGCCGCCACTTTCCTGCACGAAGGGACGACGTATTATTTTTGCTGCACCGGCTGCCGCGACCGGTTTCAGGCCGATCCCGACCGTTACCTCCACCCGGAGCGGGCCAAGCCCGCCGCTCCGGCGACGGGAACCGCGTCACGCTATGTCTGTCCGATGTGTCCGGAGGTCGAGTCCAAAACGCCGGCCCCCTGCCCGAAGTGCGGGATGGCGCTCGAACCGGCGACCGTGCAGCCGTTGACCGGCACGGAGTACGTCTGCCCGATGCATCCGGAGGTGCGGCAGGCAGAGCCGGGCTCCTGCCCGATCTGCGGGATGGCGCTGGAGGCCAGGACGGTCACCACACAGCAAGAGGACAATCCCGAGCTGAGGCTGATGAGCCGGCGATTCTGGCTCTGCCTCCCGTTGGCCTGCATCGTGTTGGTCACGGCGATGTCGGACATGATTCCCGGGCAACCCTTGCAGCGGATCGCCTCCCGGACGCAGCTCAACTGGCTGGAGTTCATCCTCGCCACGCCGGTGGTCCTGTGGGGAGGCTGGCCGTTTTTCGAACGGGGCTGGCATTCGCTCACGTCGCGCCATTTCAACATGTTCACCCTGATCGCGATGGGGACGGGCGCGGCCTACTTCTATAGCGTCGTCGCGACGCTGGTCCCCGACTGGTTGCCGGCCTCGTTCAAGCATGCCGATGGCGCGGTCGCGGTCTATTTTGAGGCGGCGGCCGTGATCACCGTCCTGGTCCTCCTGGGACAGGTCCTCGAACTGCGCGCCCGCAGTCAAACCAGCAGCGCCATCCGTTCGCTGTTGCAACTGGCTCCCTCCATCGCCCACCGTCTCCGCGGCAGCGGGCAGGAGGAAGAGGACGTCTCGCTGGACCTGGTCCATCCGGGCGACCGGCTGCGTGTGAGGCCCGGCGAGCACGTTCCCGTGGACGGCGTTGTCATCGAGGGAAGCAGCGCGGTCGATGAATCGATGCTGACCGGGGAATCGCTGCCGGTGGAGAAGGCGGCCGGCTCACGGGTGACGGCCGGTACGCTCAATGGGACCGGCTCCTTCGTGATGAAGGCCGAACGAGTCGGCTCGGAGACGCTGCTCGCCCGCATCGTGGCGATGGTCAGCGAGGCGCAGCGGAGCCGGGCGCCGATTCAACGATTGGCCGATGTGGTCTCAGGCTACTTCGTCCCGGCGGTCGTGGCGGTCGCTGTACTGGCCGGCCTCGCCTGGTGGGCCTGGGGGCCGGAACCCCGCATGGCTTATGCGCTGCTGAACGCGGTGGCGGTGTTGATCATTGCCTGTCCCTGCGCGCTGGGGTTGGCCACGCCCATGTCCATCATGGTCGGGACGGGCCGGGGGGCGACTGCCGGCGTCCTGGTCAAACATGCGGAGGCGTTGGAGCGGTTGGAGAAAGTTGATACGCTGATTTTCGACAAGACCGGCACCTTGACCGAGGGAAGGCCGAGGCTGAAAAGTTTCCGGTTCGTCCCTCCCTGGGATCAGCAGGAATTGCTCAAGCTCGTGGCCAGCCTGGAGCAGGCCAGCGAACATCCGTTGGCTTCGGCGATTGTGGCGGCGGCGGATGAGCAGGGAGTGAAGCGCAACGCGGCGAAACAGTTCCAAGCGGTCATGGGCAAGGGGGTCAAGGGGGCCGTCGAGGGCAAACAGGTGGCGGTCGGCACGGTTTCGTTCCTCAAGGACGACATGGGGGTGCCGGCGGCGGAGTTGCAGGCCTTGGCGGGGGAGGGAGAACGGTTGCGGCAGGACGGACAAACGGTCGTGTTTGTCTCGGTGGAGGGCCAGGCAGCGGGATTGATCGGCGTGGCGGACCCGATTAAGGAAACGACGCCCGAAGCCGTTCGCCTGCTCAAGGAAGACGGGTTGCGATTGATCATGGTGACCGGCGACAATCGCACCACCGCCCAGGCTGTTGCCGCCCGGCTGGGGATCACGGAGGTGCGCGCGGAGGTGCTCCCTGATCACAAGGGCGCCATCGTCAAGCAGTTGCAGTCGGAAGGGCGGATCGTGGCCATGGCCGGGGACGGCGTCAACGACGCGCCGGCGCTGGCTCAGGCCGATGTCGGGATCGCGATGGGAACCGGCACCGCCGTGGCCATGGAGAGCGCGGGCATGACTTTGATCAAGGGGGACCTTCGCGGGCTTGTGCGGGCCCGGCGGCTGAGCCGGGCGACCATGCGGAACATCCGCCAGAATCTGGTGTTCGCCTTCCTATATAATACGATCGGCGTCCCGATCGCGGCCGGGGTCCTCTATCCAGTCTGGGGACAATTGCTGAGTCCCATGCTCGCCAGCGCGGCCATGACCTTCAGTTCGGTGTCGGTCATCGGCAATGCGCTCCGGTTGCGGCGGATCCCTCTTTAA
- a CDS encoding Do family serine endopeptidase: MRNRMRHRRAALILLCLLAAGGQSSEVPAAERSNGLASASDLQTQIKTTASKVTPAVVSIASTVFVPDQALSDENLPFGLFRDQPPLRRQYGQGSGVIVSSDGYIITNNHVVADAVDVEVLLTDRRQFKGRVVATDPRTDVAVVKIQASNLPTIPWGDSSKLSVGDFVLAIGNPLGLSRTVTFGIVSAVGRADVGVADYEDFIQTDAPINPGNSGGALVNIWGELVGINTAIASPTGGSVGVGFAVPSNMARAVMQSLLKTGRVVRGFLGASTQDVTPLLSKVFKLPDVKGAIITDLQAKGSAERAGLRRGDVVVRFDGREILDGGHLRNLIAAAPIGSRHKVEIVRDGRLFHAELVVQEAPRERARRTEPPDLESQRTHPLAGLMVDELTPMMAKQMGVPSNSGIVVTDLEEGSLAEASGMQPGDIILEVNRQPVPNLASYQQVVEPIRPTDLTLLLINRQGTVLYVPIQSE; this comes from the coding sequence ATGCGAAACAGGATGCGACACCGGCGGGCTGCGCTGATCCTCCTGTGTCTGCTTGCCGCCGGGGGGCAGAGTTCCGAAGTTCCGGCGGCCGAACGGAGCAACGGCCTCGCCTCCGCGAGCGACCTGCAAACCCAGATCAAAACAACCGCCTCGAAGGTCACGCCCGCCGTCGTCAGCATTGCCTCCACCGTGTTCGTGCCGGATCAAGCCCTGAGCGACGAGAACCTGCCCTTCGGTCTGTTCCGCGACCAGCCGCCGCTCCGCCGGCAATATGGGCAAGGCTCAGGCGTCATCGTGTCGTCGGACGGGTACATTATCACGAATAACCATGTGGTGGCCGATGCGGTCGATGTGGAAGTGCTGTTGACCGACCGCCGCCAGTTCAAAGGCCGGGTCGTGGCCACCGATCCGAGGACGGACGTGGCCGTCGTGAAGATCCAGGCCTCCAATCTTCCGACCATTCCCTGGGGAGATTCGAGCAAGTTGTCGGTCGGGGATTTCGTGTTGGCCATCGGGAACCCGCTGGGGTTGAGCCGGACCGTGACGTTCGGCATCGTCAGCGCGGTCGGCCGCGCCGATGTCGGGGTGGCGGATTACGAAGACTTCATCCAGACGGATGCGCCGATCAACCCGGGTAATTCGGGCGGCGCGCTGGTGAACATCTGGGGCGAGCTGGTCGGGATCAACACCGCCATCGCCAGCCCCACCGGCGGGAGCGTCGGGGTCGGATTTGCCGTGCCGAGCAACATGGCGCGGGCGGTCATGCAAAGCCTGCTGAAGACGGGGCGGGTGGTGCGGGGATTTCTGGGCGCCTCGACGCAAGATGTGACCCCGCTGCTCAGCAAAGTGTTCAAGCTTCCGGACGTGAAGGGCGCCATCATTACGGACTTGCAGGCCAAGGGGTCGGCGGAACGGGCGGGCCTCCGTCGCGGAGACGTCGTGGTGCGGTTCGACGGCCGGGAGATTCTCGACGGCGGGCACCTGCGCAACCTGATCGCGGCGGCGCCGATCGGCAGCCGGCACAAGGTCGAGATCGTGCGCGACGGGCGCTTGTTCCATGCGGAGTTGGTGGTGCAGGAAGCGCCGCGGGAGCGGGCGAGGAGGACCGAGCCGCCGGACTTGGAAAGCCAGCGCACCCATCCCCTGGCCGGGCTCATGGTCGATGAACTGACTCCGATGATGGCCAAGCAAATGGGGGTGCCGAGCAACTCGGGAATCGTCGTGACCGACCTCGAAGAGGGCAGTCTCGCCGAAGCCTCCGGCATGCAGCCGGGCGACATCATCCTCGAAGTCAATCGCCAGCCGGTGCCCAATCTGGCCTCCTACCAACAGGTCGTCGAGCCGATTCGCCCCACCGACTTGACCCTCCTCCTCATCAACCGGCAGGGGACGGTGCTCTACGTCCCGATCCAGAGCGAATAG
- a CDS encoding cupin domain-containing protein, whose protein sequence is MTPARPDDRQDQAPLHALNALDGQEQIEFERLLEDEGADAQAARAEVAEFRQTAARLAALAPPVPPPADLKAKLMARIETEPQRPASAGAEFTFIRASEGTWLEVSAGMKMKVLYNDPVTRRTTALVRFAPGYRHAPHRHAAVEELFVLEGGCVCEGQALFPGDYHRSAAGSRHHETSTDDGCLLLITFSPFNETLGTTPSRLYSAAASLVFNLASFFTRLSRFFSRRT, encoded by the coding sequence ATGACACCAGCGCGACCGGATGATCGACAGGACCAGGCCCCGTTGCATGCGCTGAACGCTCTCGACGGGCAGGAGCAGATTGAATTCGAGCGGCTTCTCGAGGATGAAGGGGCCGACGCGCAAGCGGCCAGGGCCGAAGTGGCGGAGTTCCGGCAGACGGCCGCCCGTTTGGCAGCCTTGGCGCCGCCTGTCCCGCCTCCGGCTGATCTCAAAGCCAAGCTGATGGCCCGCATCGAAACCGAACCGCAGCGGCCGGCCTCCGCCGGAGCCGAGTTCACCTTCATCAGGGCCTCGGAAGGGACCTGGCTGGAAGTCTCGGCCGGCATGAAGATGAAGGTGCTTTACAATGACCCGGTCACGCGGCGGACAACGGCGCTGGTCCGGTTCGCTCCGGGCTATCGGCATGCCCCGCACAGGCATGCGGCGGTGGAAGAACTGTTCGTGCTGGAGGGTGGCTGTGTTTGCGAAGGACAGGCGCTGTTCCCCGGCGATTATCACCGGTCGGCGGCCGGCAGCCGGCACCATGAAACGTCCACCGATGACGGATGCCTCCTGCTCATTACCTTCTCGCCGTTCAACGAAACGCTTGGAACGACGCCTTCCCGCCTGTACTCCGCGGCTGCGTCCCTGGTCTTCAACCTCGCCTCCTTCTTCACCAGGCTGTCGCGGTTCTTCTCGCGCCGAACCTAG
- a CDS encoding sigma-70 family RNA polymerase sigma factor, whose translation MVGVLAEQSAQEREWLDLIARTAQGDQTAFGRLYDQSSPQVYGLILRMVENTHTAEEVMLDVFTQVWKQAHTYDRQRGTVAGWLMTLARTRAIDRIRAGRTERALHASMEEAEWLPSDQATPEAQSAEGQQRRIVQQALEALSAEQRQPILMAYFGGYSQSEIAERLGIPLGTIKTRMRLGMIKLRDLLAPHGEGLVS comes from the coding sequence ATGGTCGGCGTGCTGGCTGAGCAATCGGCGCAAGAGCGGGAATGGCTCGACCTCATCGCCAGGACGGCGCAGGGCGACCAGACTGCGTTCGGCAGGCTCTACGATCAATCCAGCCCGCAGGTCTATGGACTGATCCTGCGCATGGTCGAAAACACCCACACGGCCGAAGAGGTCATGTTGGACGTCTTCACGCAGGTCTGGAAGCAGGCCCATACCTATGATCGCCAACGCGGCACAGTGGCCGGCTGGCTCATGACCCTCGCCCGCACCCGCGCGATCGACCGTATCAGGGCCGGACGCACCGAGCGCGCCCTGCATGCCTCGATGGAGGAAGCCGAGTGGCTTCCATCGGATCAGGCGACGCCCGAGGCGCAGTCCGCCGAAGGGCAACAGCGAAGGATTGTGCAACAGGCGCTGGAGGCCCTATCCGCGGAACAGCGGCAGCCGATTCTCATGGCCTACTTCGGCGGGTACAGTCAGAGCGAGATCGCGGAACGGCTCGGCATTCCTCTTGGAACCATCAAAACGCGCATGCGATTGGGCATGATCAAATTGCGCGATCTTCTCGCTCCCCATGGAGAAGGACTCGTGTCATGA
- a CDS encoding cytochrome P460 family protein: MKTGFAMWMVIGLLGIATAGCNTMESSPGGRMADASLYERLGGKPAITAVVDDFVGRVAADNRINGKFANANIPRLKTMLVDQICEASGGPCKYRGRDMKTAHAGMQITGGEFDALVEDLVASLNKYKVGDREKKELLGALGPMKGDIVSSSAMGPKDGDLALPMGYQSWPKFLSFVQKLDVKQVRELYINPTGSRTRQGEPFPNGTVMVMEIYKAKMDGDQPVKDPDGRLIKADLAKVFVMGKNEGWGQDQPEHLKNGLWLYAAYGPDGKKLMENFGKCRACHQPQAQKDFVHKYDEYFQQRSAM, encoded by the coding sequence ATGAAGACGGGATTCGCCATGTGGATGGTCATCGGGCTGCTGGGGATCGCCACCGCAGGCTGCAACACGATGGAGTCATCGCCGGGCGGGAGGATGGCGGACGCATCGCTCTACGAACGGTTGGGAGGCAAGCCGGCGATTACGGCGGTGGTGGACGATTTTGTCGGCCGCGTGGCGGCTGACAACCGGATCAACGGGAAATTTGCCAACGCGAACATCCCTCGCCTCAAAACCATGTTGGTCGATCAAATCTGCGAAGCGTCCGGCGGACCGTGCAAGTACCGCGGGCGCGACATGAAGACCGCCCATGCCGGGATGCAGATCACCGGCGGGGAATTCGATGCCCTGGTCGAGGATCTGGTGGCCAGCCTCAACAAGTACAAGGTCGGCGACCGCGAGAAAAAGGAACTGCTCGGCGCGCTCGGTCCCATGAAGGGGGACATCGTCTCCTCCTCGGCCATGGGACCGAAGGATGGGGATCTGGCCTTGCCGATGGGTTACCAATCCTGGCCCAAGTTCCTGTCCTTCGTCCAGAAGCTGGACGTGAAGCAGGTGCGGGAACTCTACATCAATCCCACGGGATCGAGGACCAGACAGGGAGAGCCGTTCCCCAACGGCACCGTCATGGTGATGGAGATCTACAAGGCCAAGATGGACGGAGACCAACCGGTCAAGGACCCGGACGGCAGGTTGATCAAGGCGGATCTCGCGAAGGTCTTCGTGATGGGGAAGAACGAAGGTTGGGGACAAGATCAACCGGAGCATCTCAAGAACGGATTATGGCTCTATGCCGCCTACGGACCGGACGGGAAGAAGCTCATGGAGAATTTCGGGAAATGCCGCGCCTGTCACCAGCCGCAGGCTCAGAAAGATTTCGTCCACAAGTACGACGAGTATTTCCAACAGCGGTCGGCCATGTGA
- a CDS encoding DUF4331 domain-containing protein, with protein MENRAWRTALRGAALCIGMVALAAGVAMASSHREAPFITELPKVDGTDFYMFRSYEPGRQDYVTLIANYLPLQAPYGGPNYFQLDPEALYEIHIDNNGDAREDLTFQFRFKNSLQDLSVPVGPSGQTKNISVPLINIGPISSGNMQAQNIIETYTIDLVRGNRRTGNRQPVVNAGTGSTTFSKPLDNIGSKSIPNYDHYANSFIHTITIPGCGTPGKVFVGQRKESFVVNLGEIFDLVNLNPLGPPDGRRNIIDDANITSLVLEVPIACVTNGSEKVIGGWTTASLRQARLLRPAATFDRPALEGGAWTQVSRLAMPLVNEIVIGLKDKNRFNGSKPEDDAQFADYVTNPSFPFLIQALFPSAPAPTLFPRADLVAAFLTGINTPATGNLNQPANVVASEMMRLNTGIAPTPKAAQNNLGVIGGDLAGFPNGRRPGDDVVDIELRVAMGKLISAGLFGNQSQAPAGEAPLTDGALVNASFFGDTFPYLTTPIPGAPIQ; from the coding sequence ATGGAGAACAGAGCATGGCGGACGGCCCTGCGCGGCGCCGCCCTATGCATCGGGATGGTCGCTCTTGCGGCGGGCGTCGCCATGGCATCGAGCCACCGCGAAGCGCCGTTCATTACCGAACTGCCGAAGGTGGACGGAACGGATTTCTACATGTTCCGGAGCTATGAGCCGGGCCGGCAGGATTATGTGACGCTCATCGCCAACTACCTGCCCCTACAGGCCCCGTATGGGGGACCCAACTACTTTCAATTGGACCCGGAAGCGCTCTACGAGATCCACATCGACAACAATGGCGACGCGAGGGAAGACCTGACCTTTCAATTCCGGTTCAAGAACAGCCTGCAAGACTTGTCCGTGCCGGTCGGGCCGAGCGGTCAGACCAAGAACATCTCGGTGCCGTTGATCAATATCGGGCCGATCTCCTCCGGCAACATGCAGGCCCAGAACATTATCGAGACCTACACCATCGACCTCGTAAGGGGGAATCGTCGGACCGGGAACCGGCAGCCGGTCGTCAACGCCGGCACCGGCTCGACGACCTTCAGCAAGCCGCTCGACAACATCGGCAGCAAGTCCATCCCGAACTATGACCACTACGCGAACAGCTTCATCCACACCATCACGATACCCGGCTGCGGGACGCCCGGCAAAGTGTTCGTCGGGCAAAGGAAGGAATCCTTTGTCGTGAACCTGGGCGAGATCTTCGATCTGGTCAATCTGAATCCGCTTGGCCCGCCAGACGGCCGGCGCAACATCATCGACGATGCGAACATCACCTCGTTGGTTTTGGAAGTCCCGATCGCCTGTGTGACGAACGGGAGCGAGAAGGTCATCGGCGGCTGGACGACGGCGAGCCTGCGGCAAGCGCGCCTGCTGCGGCCTGCCGCCACCTTCGACCGTCCGGCGTTGGAGGGCGGGGCCTGGACGCAGGTCTCCCGGCTTGCGATGCCGCTCGTCAATGAAATCGTGATCGGGCTCAAGGACAAGAACCGGTTCAACGGTTCCAAGCCGGAGGATGACGCGCAGTTTGCCGATTACGTCACCAATCCCTCCTTTCCGTTCCTGATTCAGGCCCTGTTTCCAAGCGCGCCGGCCCCGACGCTCTTTCCAAGGGCGGATCTGGTCGCGGCGTTTCTGACCGGGATCAACACCCCGGCGACCGGCAATCTCAACCAGCCGGCCAACGTGGTGGCCTCCGAAATGATGCGCCTCAATACCGGCATCGCTCCCACCCCGAAGGCCGCTCAGAACAATCTGGGGGTGATTGGGGGAGACCTGGCGGGGTTTCCGAACGGGCGTCGTCCCGGCGATGATGTGGTCGACATCGAGTTGAGAGTGGCCATGGGGAAGCTGATTTCCGCCGGCCTGTTCGGCAACCAGAGCCAGGCGCCCGCCGGCGAAGCGCCGCTCACCGACGGGGCCCTGGTGAACGCCTCGTTCTTTGGCGACACATTCCCGTATCTGACGACGCCCATCCCCGGTGCGCCAATTCAGTAG